DNA from Musa acuminata AAA Group cultivar baxijiao chromosome BXJ1-5, Cavendish_Baxijiao_AAA, whole genome shotgun sequence:
TTCACTTTTGTTGCAGCACATGCAACAGTTATTGAAGTTGTGCATTTAATACTTTCTCATTTCTCTAGTTATTCTAACACTTCCCAGTTGTCTGATTCAAATCTCTTTCAGCAATTTTATTTAGATGTTGAAAAAACTAATTTCCTCTCCATATTTTTCTCAATTTTCACATTGCTTTGGTTGGTCTAAGATAATCTCCTTGTATCAGTTCCTTATATTTAGTGGAAATACTTGTATCATAAAGAGAAATCCAGTGTCTTTATTTTCTTGGTAATAGCATAATTTAGAAAGCAAAGCTGACCTGTTTTCTCATGTTTGGTCTAATGCTGATTCATTTATAAAATTTGTTGTGTTAACCTGAGCAACTGAAAGTGTATGATACAATAAGCCGACCATAATGATGGAGAATACTGGTTATAATGAACTGTAGAGCTGTCATTGCATCTTTATTTCAATTTTGTGGTTTACTGGAATGAAATTTATGTGATCTTGAATACCTTTTATGACTGTGAGATGACTTTATTTCTCGAGATATTCTTTTATCGTACTTGGGGAATATATTCatcaactcaagtgatgagagttCCATAGTCTTCTCGGAGGTGATCTGATTTCTTATCCAGGTTAGTGAGAAGAGAGACCTCTAGCTTGTTATTTGTTGTATAGGTCAAGGGTCTGTGTTACATGTCCTTTCATGCTTGAGTCAATCGAGGGAGCTTTGTTCTTTTATACCTTGCTGTATGGATATTTTGTTAGCATTGCTTGCAACAACCTGAAGCTGAGTTCTTGAGTTTTAGGTATCTAGAAATAGGTTTAAGTTCAACTAGATGTGTATTATCTTAGGATTTGCAAAGATACATtggctttctttttattttgtcatTAGATTTGTAGTACTGTCCGAAGTTTTATCTTCAATCATGTTTGTAGCATTTGTCCTTGTAATGTCTGTTTAGTATTTGTAGTGCGCTTGAGAATATAGAAAAGTGATTTCAATTTTTTGTTTTGGCAAACCTTTTGTTACCTTGGATTATCATTTTCAGGAGAATCACAAAGAGAagcataaaaaggagaagaggcacAAAGATAAAAAAGAAGGTGAAAAAAGGAAGGACAAAGACCAAAGTAAAGATAGGCACAGAGAGAAGAAGGATAGAAAAGAAAAGCACAAGgacaagaaaaaggagaagaataaGGACAATGGTGGAAACAGGATATCTGAAGATGGGAATGAGAAACAGACTCAGTTTGACAACAAAGACAGGCTTGAGGTCAGCTGGAAAACTGAAGAAGTTAAACCTTGTAAATTTGCTGACGAGTTGGACTATTGGATCAAAAATGAAGAAAAGGTCGCAACAACGAGAATGCTTGGTGATTTTGGTAGTTCGATCCAAAGAAGCTCTGATGTCTCAGGTGCTGAATCTGCAATGGTTATGGAAAGAGTTGCAAGCAATAAAAACATTGCTGGTTCCATGGATTCTTCTTCCAGGAGAATTAATGGGATGGAAAGGCAAACAGACAACTTCACCAGTTCAATTCGAAGTCATTCTGAGGTCTTTGGATTTGCAAATGCAgtgcaaaaggaaaaaaatttaaagaacaaGTTGATCTCAAATGTCAGTCATCTTGGGCAAAGAGGAAATGATGGTAGGTTACAAGCAGTAGATAACTCTAGGGTTCCCATCCAACAAAGATCTGATGGTCCACACACTGCAACTGCAGTGGAAAAGGAGAACTGTAAACATAACAAAGTTGTCACAATTCCCAGCAGCAAAGTGCAAAGATTATTTAATGGAATGAACCGATCAAAAGAAAACCTCTCCCTTCTGGCACATGGAAAGATAGATGGCATTTGCCTTGTGAAGACAATAGAGAACAGGGGAGAGATAAAGAATGTTGTTACAAGCCACATTTTCATAGAGCAGAGAGAAGAGGATGGGATTGGCAGATCAATGAAGGATGCAGACAAAAGGATCAAGGGGAATGAGAAGAACAAGGACAGGGAAGCTTATGGTGGAAACGAAAAGAGACACAAGGACAAAGATcgggataagaagaagaagaaaaagaagaaaaaggacaaGAACAAACTTGATGACAAAGAAAAAGAGCAGGCAAGAAATGGAGAGAAAGGTGGGCAAACACATAAAGAACGTGATGAAATAAAGAACAACATAGGTAAAAAGGATCAGATAGATAGTCCGAATCTAGAGCCAGTGGCTTCTCAGAGGGACAACAAAAAGAGTGACAATACTCGTGAAAATAGGAAGAGAAAGGAACTTGAGATGAATGGTTTTTCAcatggtgagtaatcattcttagctACTGTAGTTAGTGGCCTTCTTTTGATTCTGCAAGAACAATTCAGTTCTGCTGTATTATAGAtgtcatttgctttgtttatggtTGTGTTACCACATTTGCTTTGTCATTACAGAGAATGATTCACAGCCGAACAAGTTCCAAAGAACAACTCCTTCCCCCCACCTTGTAGAAAATGGGAGAACAGTGGACTTATCCGATGTTGCTTGTTCCTCCATAAAGCCCGAGGCCATAAACAACATCGAGGTAAGAAAGCTCCCTTTAGATATCAAGGAACACACTGTAAATGGCACAAGAGTAGCTCATTCATCTCCAGATGGCTCAAGGCATCCTGCTGTTGTCGTCAATGCAAAGGTCCAAGTTTCTGTGAAGGCTCCTCACCCGGATTCCAAGTATCTTAGTGAAATATACTCTGTTCCCAAAATATATGATGTACCCAAGTATGATGATCAAGAGTGGCTATTGGGCAGCTGCAACTTCCAGTCAACCCAAAAGTCAAAGCTCTCAGCCGATGAGACTCCCCAAGTGTGGGCCGAGGCAGTGAGACTCGGGTCAGAGGATGTTCTTGCATTGCCCTATGTCATTCCATTCTGATACTGTCTGATTCATACCGAAGACATGGTAGCAGGATCCAGATACATCACTCATTCCTTCTTGCTGCCCTTCATTGCATCTGCCTTCCGCAGATAAGAATTCCAACTTGTTGGAGCAGTATCACAGACACCATTGATCCATGAGATAGCTCCCAGCTTGCGGGATCTGAGCAAATCAACACATGGTTAAGTTCCTACCTAAAATGAGCCTCTATGCTGCAATGTTTCAAGTCCACAAGATCGGAAGGGAGATCTTCCTACATGTTACATCTATGGATTGGATTACAATGACTGCCATCACAACAGGTGTTGCTGCTGCCCCACCACACAGTTTTGATTCATGTAAAtctattcataacatgaaatgtaCAATAGAAGGACAAGAGAAGAACATTAAAGAGGCTGCTGTGGGCTGACTTTGTTTTGACTTGGGGGAAAGGTTTGATTGTTTAGCTACGACAGAAGCACCACTAATTTGGGATGCGTTTGTTTGGTTGCACAAGATGAAAGATAGGACATATCATTTACTCTGCATGGATGCTTGCTTAAACAGCAGGTATGTTCATGGTTGACCTTTGCTTATCGAAACCATTGCAGTCATTTGTTATATGAAGTAACATTTTGACAAAGTCTGTGTCATGGATATTTATTGTCCTCAAGATTTGATGATTCAGTAAATGATGTAACCATCTTGTCTCCTCTGTCTGTGTGTGGATTACCAGATGGCTGAGTGCGGCGTGGAGAGACTGTGGGCGACGATGGATATGTGATGGCAGCAGCGGACGTGGGAGGGATGGGCGCCTCACCCCACGACAGCTGTTCCTCTTCCAAGGGTGTGTTCTGATCATCATCTTCTTACTCTGTTTTCTGTAGTACCCACAGATGATGAGCATTCCTACGATGATTTCTTATCCAAATCAAATATATATTGTTGGGAAAATATCATGTCTAGATTGCTTGTCATTGAAGATAGATTACGTGTGCGTGGGTCGAACACGTAGCCGATTCGTGAGGCATGCAGAAGCCGAGCTCTGCAAGCCCATAGATGCTGCATGCGGTCATGGTGGTGGAGGTGTGGGTGTCGATAAGGTAGCAGCAGCGGCAAGCACTTGTGCCAGAAAGCGCAACCAAACAAAGGGAGGGCCACGTGAAGCGCGCAGGGCCGTCTTGAGACGCGGCACGCCGCTCGACCTTCCCCTGTTTTACGTGTCCCGCTTCAATCTCTCCCATCCCTCCCCCTCTCTCTTCCCCCCTAAGCCCCTATATATGTCTCTCTCTTCCCACCACCACCTTCGTCCCCATTGCCTTCCTTCCCTTGCCTTGTCTTCTCCCCATGGCTTCTCTCGATCGCTGtcttctcctcctcgtcctcctcttctCCGGCCTCAtcgtctccacctcctcggcctacAGCGGGCGCATGGTCGGGGCCCGGACGGAGGTGCAGGACGTGGAGACCAACAAGGAGGTGCAGGACCTCGGCCTCTTCTCCGTCGACGAGTACAACCGCCGCCTCGCCCTCCGCGGCGCCCGCCTCCTCACCTTCTCCCGCGTGGCGGCCGCGCAGCGGCAGGTGGTGTCCGGGATCAAGTACTACCTCCAGGTGGTGGCCGCCGTGAAAGGTACCGGCGAGGAGGGACAGCAGCACCGAACCTTCGACGCCGTGGTCATCGTCAAGCCCTGGCTCAGCTCCCGGTCGCTCGTCTCCTTCGCCCCCCGCCGCCCGGCCCTCAACAGCCTAGATAACGTCGGCGACGCCCACCTTAATGTCCGATAGAGAACCCACCCACATGAAGAAGTAGCGTCAAATAAGAAGTGTGTGTCTTCTTTGGCTATTCCTATAGAAGATGAAGAGTGTGTTTAGAATAACGATGGCTTGTTGAAGCCAATCTTGAAATCGGCAAtcctttttggttttctttttcccttcttttttcctCTCTTGTAGCCAATCTTCGTTGGAATTATGTTCTGCATGAAACCATCCAATTGATCTTATCGGTCGAGAATTACTAATCTTAAAGCTCACAGAAATGAATCTGAAGCCGTCTTCTCCAAGAACTGCAACCATTACAGGGATTCAGGCACTGTGCCACCACCTCTACCCAAATCCGATCGCTACCGAGTCCACAGACCACATCGGATCGGACATGAGAGTGCGGTAACGCACATCATCTCGTCGATGCAGACGCTACGCTACGCTGCGGGTCGTCGAAGGTGAGGGGCTGGCgaacgtcgtcgtcgtcgtcgtgcaGCCGACGAAGAGGATCCCATCGCATCGCTTGCTGCTGCAGCACGCGAGCGCATGAACGAGGCTGACCGCTCCATTAGTCTCGCAGCTATCGGCACCAACCGCGGATGCTCCTCTAGGAAGAACTCCCGGAAGCACTTGGGGCATAGGTTGCGTATTCCGGGGGGCTCGACGACGCCGCAGCCGGCGACAGCGCAGACGTTCTCCTTCGAGGGCATCGTGGGACTTCGGGGAAGAAGAAGAGTCGCTTGTaggggagagagagagttgaGATTGGGGTGCTGCTATTTATGGGTTGGAAACTAATTCCAGTACTAAAAGATCTCTCTGTTTCCTAATTTGGACGCCTATTTTTGACTTGGATTAGGATTATATAGATCCTCCGCATCAAAGCGAATCTATCTTAGATATGATAATAGTGCGGTCATATATAATTTGACCTTTGCGCACAGTAATAGATCTAAAGATTGCTGTAAGAATCCCAATCAATATGATAAGACTCTGTTGTTGGGCTATCAAGATTGCATCAATGAGAGCTCAAAGCAACAGTTGAACAAAGCCGACAAGAAAAGCTCAAAATCGAATGGTATCAATCTTTGAGAAGCCCTAAGCAGATCTGTGTAGGCATCAACAAAATCTTAACCAAAAATACTTCATCACCAGAATTTCCACAGGCTGAAAGAAAGATATCAACCTTCAGAGATTCACAATTACAATCTGAAGCTGTATTTGATTCAGTGCATAATAAAGTCTGATCTGAGTCAGTGTATAACATCATCTCACCATGCATGTTTTGATGGCAAAGAACTTTATGATACTCAAACAACcaactaaattattggatcttgaatGTAATATTTGAGATGAATATTTAGTGACTCTCATCACAGATTTTTATCACTTCATgctgaaaataatatttatttatttaaaccgATTCGAAACCGAACTGAACCGTTCGTTCCGAGGGATGGAACCTGAACCGAACGACCCAATGTTGGTTCTAGTTCGGTTTGGAACCATAGAACCACTGACCGATTCCGGTTGCCGGTTCAAACGAAACTGCGGTCAGGGCTAGCAACCAGAAAGTAGTATTCATAAAGACCACAGAATGTAGACACAGAAATAAAACATGAAATAATTAGAAACAGAAATGTAAACACATTGCTTGCATGGTTATTATTCGACATACTCATACCAAAACCTGAACAAACAAATGTATCATCAAGTTTTTGACCGTATATTTGGGCTACAGAGTTATAGATATGGAGCACAATGGATCATATTAATTGGCATGCAGTCTCAGGACAATGCGACGAGAAAGAGATCAGATATGATGATGAAATGAACATGAAACTCATCAAATAGTTGTTTGCGTCAAGAATTCAACATCCAAAATGATACTAAGTTCGGTTTTGGCTGTCTATGAAAGGTGCAACCTAAATGTCTTGGAACGATATAGTAAATATGTAAAAGGGTTCTCACTTGGCAGTTCAACTATGTAATGATTCATCTGTCCAAGATAGCATAAAGATCGGAGAATATATCAATTGACTGTGTTCCGAAAAATAAACACAGCTTGCACAAAAGAAATTGAAAGCACCAATTTAGAAAGCTGAAGCAGGAAATCGAGAaagaaaagagattttttttttttacatggtcAAAACAACAAAATTAGAGTTCAGACAAGTTTCTATAATCATAAATACGACAAAAATTACATTGTAGGTCAAAGAAACTGTTGCTTTAAATTAGTTGTACATTTCACATCTTGAGAAACATGATATTGATGAGTGTGCTTCGATCCAAGTGACAAAAGAGTTCATAAATCGTCACAAAaagtataaatatataaaatcatgatATACAAAAAATATGGTGTCCGAGTGAACTATATGTGTTATCTCACTCCCATTTTTGAGACTCTTAAAGAGACTATTCCATTATATAAAACCATGATGAATATCTGAAAAATCAACCATGATGAGTTCCAAATACGATACTTCAATTCCATGGAGGTCCTATGCTGTTGTTCTTGATCTAAGccatttaacacccaagaaaacaTTGCCCGTGCAATTTTGGTGATTATAAAGAAGAGTGCAGTTGGAGACTCGATTACAAAAACTCAGATGGCAAGAATAAAAAATCTTACGAGGATGTAAATAgattttagaatttgcaaggaagACCCCCAGGCAATGTATAGAGACTTGATATCCATGGTGCTAAATGATATTCAGCTGAACATGGAATACGGACTCGATGTTATATCAAGTAGGTTTTTATTTTGGcactgacccaagatccaaactcGAGACTCGTCATACTTGTCAAACACCAAGTTATAGCatgtatttatga
Protein-coding regions in this window:
- the LOC135674563 gene encoding uncharacterized protein LOC135674563 codes for the protein MSRCFPFPPPGYEKKVKNEARSGHVDSPAKENHKEKHKKEKRHKDKKEGEKRKDKDQSKDRHREKKDRKEKHKDKKKEKNKDNGGNRISEDGNEKQTQFDNKDRLEVSWKTEEVKPCKFADELDYWIKNEEKVATTRMLGDFGSSIQRSSDVSGAESAMVMERVASNKNIAGSMDSSSRRINGMERQTDNFTSSIRSHSEVFGFANAVQKEKNLKNKLISNVSHLGQRGNDGRLQAVDNSRVPIQQRSDGPHTATAVEKENCKHNKVVTIPSSKVQRLFNGMNRSKENLSLLAHGKIDGICLVKTIENRGEIKNVVTSHIFIEQREEDGIGRSMKDADKRIKGNEKNKDREAYGGNEKRHKDKDRDKKKKKKKKKDKNKLDDKEKEQARNGEKGGQTHKERDEIKNNIGKKDQIDSPNLEPVASQRDNKKSDNTRENRKRKELEMNGFSHENDSQPNKFQRTTPSPHLVENGRTVDLSDVACSSIKPEAINNIEVRKLPLDIKEHTVNGTRVAHSSPDGSRHPAVVVNAKVQVSVKAPHPDSKYLSEIYSVPKIYDVPKYDDQEWLLGSCNFQSTQKSKLSADETPQVWAEAVRLGSEDVLALPYVIPF
- the LOC135674017 gene encoding cysteine proteinase inhibitor 4-like, which translates into the protein MASLDRCLLLLVLLFSGLIVSTSSAYSGRMVGARTEVQDVETNKEVQDLGLFSVDEYNRRLALRGARLLTFSRVAAAQRQVVSGIKYYLQVVAAVKGTGEEGQQHRTFDAVVIVKPWLSSRSLVSFAPRRPALNSLDNVGDAHLNVR